In Tubulanus polymorphus chromosome 8, tnTubPoly1.2, whole genome shotgun sequence, one genomic interval encodes:
- the LOC141910296 gene encoding uncharacterized protein LOC141910296, which translates to MTDFYEYSRQLLKKGGFNLRSWSSYCPEVMERAERDGVAEKSVKVKVLGLRWDSENDNLRLLPVTFSSIHQDSLTKRMILSDSSKVYDPIGFISPLLINAKALLQDIWRRSLVWDDPVPKDIKDRWVKISKETSQALDFDYGRMTFDYGLDSIDGCELHVFADASEKAYGAVAYLVRDTDSRLLMSKSRVAPVKQLSIPQLELVAGVIASRLAKFILDAIGTPKKLFAWSDYQSVLYRLQSDNPLKSFELNRITEIKSQVPDAVWGYCPSSENPADVLTRGCTASELRCNRLWWEGPEWLRTGDHPKWSAESTLLNVQLPILEEVGKNIEPEKIGIDQIIDARDYSDLNRLFRISAWVMRFVDVVRGDQKNREENLRSSEIERARIEWIKASQRDEFAAAREMMRGRSQIKVDIVHQLNLYIDDDDVIRCHGRIGNSDLPFSTKFPVLLPKTHRLAQLVVRDAHEGVFHLGINSTVTFIRQSFWISCVRQLVKSMVRQCVACRKLSGRPFKLPVEPPLPGARVADVPAFFHTGIDFAGPFNVKMMSESQKCYVCLFTCSVSRGLHLEVTEDQSTESFTRAFRRFVSRRSLPKKVLTDNAATFKKASEYVSKKGVAWSFITKRAPWHGGFWERLVGIVKMVLKKVIGRAHISFDDFRTVVSEAEAIVNDRPLTYSSTDINDEAPVTPSQLMCGHRLTTLPHDFITPEELEDPDFQIQKNEADVRPRRYINAIS; encoded by the coding sequence ATGACAGATTTTTACGAATATTCTCGTCAGTTATTGAAGAAAGGTGGTTTTAATTTACGATCATGGAGTAGTTATTGTCCAGAAGTAATGGAACGAGCGGAACGAGATGGTGTTGCTGAGAAATCGGTTAAAGTGAAGGTACTTGGACTCAGATGGgattctgaaaatgataatttgagACTATTACCCGTTACATTTTCGTCGATTCATCAAGATTCATTGACTAAACGAATGATTCTCAGTGATTCATCAAAGGTCTACGATCCAATAGGATTTATTTCTCCACTGTTGATTAACGCTAAAGCACTGCTGCAGGATATATGGAGAAGAAGTCTTGTATGGGATGATCCAGTACCAAAAGATATTAAAGATCGTTGggttaaaatttcaaaagaaaCATCTCAAGCTCTGGATTTTGACTATGGACGTATGACGTTTGACTATGGTTTAGACTCGATAGATGGCTGCGAGTTACATGTATTTGCAGATGCAAGTGAAAAGGCTTATGGAGCTGTCGCTTATCTAGTTCGTGATACAGATTCAAGATTACTGATGTCGAAGTCAAGAGTTGCACCCGTTAAACAACTATCAATTCCACAACTGGAACTTGTCGCTGGTGTAATTGCGTCACGGTTGGCTAAGTTTATCTTGGATGCGATTGGTACACCTAAGAAGCTGTTTGCGTGGTCTGATTACCAGTCAGTACTGTATAGATTACAATCTGATAATCCATTGAAGTCGTTCGAATTGAACAGAATTACAGAAATTAAGAGTCAAGTTCCAGATGCTGTTTGGGGATACTGCCCAAGTTCAGAGAATCCAGCTGATGTATTAACACGCGGTTGTACAGCATCTGAGCTAAGATGCAATAGACTATGGTGGGAAGGCCCAGAATGGTTACGCACTGGTGATCACCCTAAATGGTCTGCTGAGTCAACGTTGCTGAATGTTCAATTACCAATACTTGAAGAAGTAGGAAAGAACATTGAACCTGAGAAGATTGGGATTGATCAGATTATTGATGCTCGagattattctgatttaaacaGATTATTTAGAATATCAGCATGGGTAATGAGATTCGTTGATGTTGTACGTGGTGATCAGAAAAACAGAGAAGAAAATTTGAGATCGTCTGAAATCGAAAGAGCTAGAATTGAATGGATTAAAGCGTCACAGAGAGACGAATTCGCTGCTGCTCGAGAAATGATGCGTGGACGTAGTCAGATTAAGGTTGATATCGTTCATCAACTTAATCTCTAcatcgatgatgatgacgtGATTAGATGTCATGGTCGAATTGGTAACTCGGATCTGCCGTTCTCTACAAAGTTCCCAGTATTGTTGCCGAAAACTCACAGATTGGCTCAACTTGTCGTTCGAGATGCACATGAGGGAGTTTTCCATCTTGGGATTAATTCAACCGTAACTTTCATCCGACAGTCGTTTTGGATTTCGTGTGTACGTCAGTTAGTGAAGAGTATGGTCCGTCAATGTGTCGCCTGTCGTAAACTATCAGGTCGTCCATTCAAGCTTCCTGTCGAGCCACCGTTGCCAGGTGCGCGAGTAGCAGATGTTCCCGCGTTTTTCCATACTGGTATTGACTTTGCTGGTCCCTTCAACGTGAAGATGATGTCAGAATCTCAGAAGTGCTATGTCTGTCTATTCACATGCTCAGTGAGTAGAGGTTTACATTTGGAAGTCACAGAAGATCAGTCTACAGAATCGTTCACGAGAGCTTTTAGAAGATTTGTAAGCCGTAGATCTCTACCAAAGAAGGTTTTGACTGATAATGCTGCAACCTTCAAGAAAGCATCAGAATATGTGTCGAAGAAAGGAGTAGCGTGGTCCTTCATAACGAAAAGGGCTCCATGGCATGGAGGCTTTTGGGAGCGTTTAGTTGGCATTGTGAAGATGGTATTGAAGAAGGTTATAGGAAGAGCTCATATCTCGTTTGATGACTTTCGGACAGTGGTATCGGAAGCAGAGGCTATCGTCAACGACAGACCACTGACGTACAGTTCTACCGACATAAACGATGAAGCCCCTGT